Below is a window of Flavobacterium cyclinae DNA.
TCCTAAGTCAATTGCTTTTTGTAATACGAAACGCGTTTGAGGCATTGGTCCTTCAAAAGCATCCACTAAAAGACAAACTCCATCAGCCATATTAAGTACACGCTCTACTTCACCACCAAAATCGGCGTGACCTGGAGTATCGATAATGTTGATTTTTGTTCCTTTGTAAGTTACTGATACGTTTTTAGAAGTAATCGTAATTCCTCTTTCACGTTCTAAGTCATTATTATCTAAGATCAAATCTCCTGTGTTCTCGTTTTCACGAAACAACTGACAGTGGTACATAATTTTATCAACCAAAGTAGTTTTACCGTGGTCAACGTGTGCAATAATTGCGATGTTTCTAATAGAAGTCATTTACTTATTTTTTTGAAGGTGCAAAGGTAATGTTTATTTTGATAAAAACACTATAGTAATCAATACTTTAGTAGAAATAACAAAATGATAACGTATAAAAAAAGCTCTCAAAAAGAGAGCTTTAGTATATTTTACTAACAGTAGACTATAAAGAAGCTACATGTTTAGTTAATTTAGATTTTAAGTTAGAAGCTTTGTTATCATGAATGATATTTTTCTTAGCTAATTTATCAATCATTGAAATTACAGCTGATAATTTAGCAGAAGCTTCAGCTTTATCAGTAGCTAAACGAATAGCTTTGATAGCGTTACGAGTAGTTTTGTGTTGGTATCTGTTTAATACTCTTTTTTTCTCGTTACTTCTAATTCTTTTTAAAGCAGATTTATGATTTGCCATTTTGTTCTTTTTTTAATTGTAATAATTGTTATAAACTATTAGTTAAAAAAGAAAAACCTCCCACAATTACATTTGCAATCACTTTGGTTTTAACTAATAAAATAAAGAATGAGACACTACCCTTTATTTTATAAAACTATTTCACAACTAATTTTGTAGCCCGTAGGGGAATCGAACCCCTCTTACCAGGATGAAAACCTGGCGTCCTAACCGATAGACGAACGGGCCATTAACCAATTCTATTTTCAATATTGTAGCCCGTAGGGGAATCGAACCCCTCTTACCAGGATGAAAACCTGGCGTCCTAACCGATAGACGAACGGGCCATTTCATACTTTGAACTCTAAAAGACCTCATTTCTGTAATGCGAGTGCAAAGATAAACACATTTTTTATTCCTGCAATAGCATCAATATTTTTTTTTAGCTTTTTTTGCTATTTTTTTAGTAAGCCTTTGCAAATAAGACTCTTCCTACCGAAGGTTTTCCTGTAAAAACACAAGATCCTGCTTCTTCAACTCTATCTAAAGCAATACATCTTATTGTAGCTTTTGTTAATTCTTTGATTTTTTCTTCCGTTTCAGGAGTTCCATCCCAATGTGCAGCTAAGAAACCACCTTTTGTTTCTAAAACTTCTTTAAACTCTTCAAAAGAATTTACTTCTGTAATATGAGTATTCCTGTAATCCAATGCCTTAGCAAATAAATCATTTTGAATAGTAGTCAATAAATTTTGAATGTAAGCCGCTACTCCATCCTTAGAAACCACTTCTTTTGACAAATTATCTCTGCGCGCGATTTCGTAAGTTCCGTTTTCTAAATCATTTGGTCCAACAGCAATACGAACAGGAACTCCTTTTAATTCCCATTCAGCAAATTTGAATCCTGGTTTTTGGGTATCTCTATTATCGTATTTAACTGAAATTCCTAATTTTCTCAACTCAGCAACTAAACCATTCACTTGTTCTGTAATAGCATCAAATTGCTCATCTGTTTTGTATATTGGAACAATAACCACCTGAATTGGCGCTAAATTTGGAGGCAACACCAAACCTTTATCATCAGAATGTGTCATTACCAATGCTCCCATTAAACGAGTTGAAACTCCCCAAGAAGTTCCCCAAACATGTTCTTGCTTCCCTTCTTTATTAGCAAATTTTACATCAAAAGCTTTAGCGAAATTTTGACCTAAAAAGTGTGAAGTTCCTGCTTGTAATGCTTTTCCATCTTGCATTAAAGCTTCAATACAATACGTTTCTTCTGCACCCGCAAAACGTTCTGTTTCTGTTTTCAATCCTTTAATTACAGGAATTGCCATGAAATTTTGAACAAAATCAGCATAAACATTCATCATTTTCTCTGATTCTTCAATCGCTTCCTGACGCGTTGCGTGAGCCGTATGCCCTTCTTGCCATAAAAACTCAGCTGTTCTTAAAAATAAACGCGTTCTCATTTCCCAACGAACCACATTTGCCCATTGATTAATTAATAAAGGTAAATCTCTATAGGATTGTACCCATCCTTTATAGGTTGACCAAATAATAGCCTCACTCGTTGGACGAACAATCAATTCTTCTTCTAATTTTGCATTTGGATCAACAATAAGTTTTCCTTTATTTTCCTCATCGGTTTTTAAACGATAATGTGTAACAATGGCACACTCTTTAGCAAAACCTTCAGCATTTTTTTCCTCTGCCTCAAACATACTTTTTGGAACAAACAAGGGGAAATAAGCATTACTATGCCCAGTTTCTTTAAACATTCTATCCAATTCAGCCTGCATTTTTTCCCAGATTGCATATCCGTAAGGTTTAATAACCATACACCCTCTTACCCCTGAATTTTCAGCTAAATCTGCTTTAACGACTAACTCGTTATACCATTTGGAATAATCTTCCGCTCTTGTTGTTAAGTTTTTGCTCATTATAAATATTTTGGCACAAAAATTGTTTATATAAATTTTAACTAATTTGTTTGGCAAAAATAGTTAAATTTGAAGTGTCCAACAATAAAAAAATAAGAGTTATGAAAACTTATTACTTGTTTAACCCAAAAAATGCCCTATTTTCTTTAATTGGATTATTGGCTATATTGACCACATCTTGTGGGTCTTATCAAAATTCATCGTATTATGACAATGATGGTGTTTATGGATCTCAAACCAACACCCATACTGAAAATAAATATTCAGAGCAAAACATTGAAAATTCGAATAAATACGCTCAACAATTTAAAAGTATGCAAGACGATTATACATACTTTACTGATGTTGACAATTACAATTCCCAAGAAAACGATACTGTAGTTACCGTTTACCGTAATGAATCTAACAATAATTATGCGGGTTGGGGTAATAACTCATCTAATGTTACTGTTAATTACTATACAAATGGTTGGGGTTGGAACAACTGGTATGGCAATTATTGGGGTTGGAACAATTGGTATGGACCAGGATGGGGATGGAACAATTGGTATGGCAACTATTGGGGGTGGAACTCATGGTATGGTGCAGGATGGGGATGGAATGGTTATTATGGGCCTAATTGGGGTTGGAATGGATATTACGGTAGAGATGTTGTCTACAACAATGGTAGAAGAGGCGGATCTCGATATGTGAGTCCATCTTCGGGAAGAATTGGCAATTACAGTACTAGAAGAACAGACACACCGAGACCAAACTTTAGCAATACTAGAAATAATACAAGAACAGAAAGTACTAGAACTCGAAATCAAGTAACTCCAAGAGACACTAATACTAGTACTCCTCGAAATAATAATTACACAAGCCCTAGAAGCAATAGTAGTTCGCCAAGAAGCAACAGTAGTACTCCAAGAAGCAACAACTATTCTAGCCCAAGAAGTTCAGGCGGAAGCTTTGGTGGAAGTTCAGGTGGCGGCGGTGGTCGTTCTGGCGGTGGATCTAGAGGAGGAAGAGGTTAATTAAACACTAAATTTCATGAAAAAAATATTTTTATTATTTTCTCTTAGCACATCTTTATTAAGTTTAAGTCAAGAAATGACTACTAACGATGCTTTGAGATATGCAGTTGATAATTTGAACGGTACAGCTCGTTTTAGAGGAATGAACGGTGCCTTTGGAGCTGTTGGTGGTGATTTATCTGCAATTAACATTAACCCTGCAGGGTCCTTATTTTTTAATAACAATTTTGCAAGTGCTTCCCTTACTAGTTTTAATAACACTAATAGTGCGAACTATTTCGGTTCAAAAGATAAAGAAAGTTACAGTACAATTGATTTAAATCAAATTGGAGCTATACTAGTATTTGAAGATAAATCAGGTAAAACAGAATGGAATAAAATTTCTGTTGGATTAAACTATGACAATTCAAGTAATTTTGATAACAGAATTTTCACCTCGGGTTACAACCCATATAATTCAATATCGCAATATTTTGTTAACCAAGCCAATACCGTATTAAATACTGAATTTAACGATTATCAATATGATATGGCTTATCAAACCTATATCATTGACCCACATCCAACCGTTCCTAATCAATTTGTTTCCAATGTTTCTCCTGGCGGAAATTATTACCAAGATTATTTTACAACATCAAATGGCTATAACGGTAAAATAACAGTTAATGTAGCCGGAAGTTATCAAAATAAATTATTCTTAGGATTAAATTTAAATGCTCATTTTACAGATTATGTTGTAACAACTAGTCTTTACGAAAACAATGATAATCCAAGTAATCCAAACACACAACCTACAATAAGAAACATAATTTTTGACAATCAATTAAGTACTTATGGTTCAGGATTTTCATTTAATCTAGGTGCTATTTATAAAGTAACTGATTCTTTTAGATTTGGTGCATCTTATGAATCTCCTACTTGGTATAATCTGAATGACGAATTGGTTCAAGATTTATACACGTATGATAATGTAAATGTTCCGTCTGGTGATGAGAGTTTGTATTATGGAAGTCCATTATTTGTTTTTCCTACTTACAGATTAAGAACACCAAGTAAAATAACAGGAAGTGCTGCTTACATAATTAACAAAAGAGGATTAATTAGTATTGATGTTGCTTCTAAAAATTACGGCAATATTGAATACACCAATACCAATCAAAACGATTTTAGAGATTTAAACTCGCAATTAAGCAGGGAATTAAAAAATGCATATGAAATAAGAATTGGAGGTGAGTACAAAATCAAACAATGGAGTGTTCGTGGAGGATATCGTTTTGAGGAAAGTCCATACAAAGTTGATTATGCATTTGGTGACTTAACTGGATACTCAGCAGGTGTAGGTTATAGTTTTGGAGAAAACAGAATCGATTTATCTTTTGCTAACTCGCACAGAAATTTTAATCAAAGTTTAATTTCTTCTGGAATGAATGACACTTCTAGAATTAGAAATGTTCAAAATAATGTTACAGTAACTTATTCTATAAATTTCTAAGAAATTAAAAACATATTATCAAACCACTTCTTAAACTGAAGTGGTTTTTTTGTTCCTAAACGATTGATTTTAGCCCCGATGGGAGCGACATCATGTATAGCGGACAGCGGGACACAACAGTAAAAAATTCTCAAACGCTGGTGCTTCAACTAATTATTTTATGTAATTTTGCGCTCCTAAAGTGGGGATAAAACTAAAAACATGAGAACCAAATCGTTAAAGAAAAATAAAATCAATGTAATTACACTTGGATGTTCTAAAAACACTTATGATAGTGAGGTGTTGATGGGACAACTTAAAGCTAACGGAAAAGACGTAGCTCATGAAGAAGAAGGTAATATTGTAGTTATTAATACTTGTGGTTTTATTGATAATGCAAAGGAAGAATCGGTAAATACGATTTTGGAATATGTAGATAAAAAAGATCAAGGAATTGTTGATAAAGTATTTGTTACCGGATGTTTATCTGAAAGATACCGTCCAGATTTAGAAAAAGAAATTCCAGATGTTGACCAATATTTTGGAACCACAGAATTACCTTTGTTATTAAAAGCTTTAGGAGCAGATTATAAGCATGAATTATTAGGTGAACGCTTAACAACAACTCCAAAAAATTATGCTTATTTAAAAATTGCTGAAGGTTGTGATAGACCTTGCAGTTTTTGCGCGATACCTTTAATGCGAGGAAAACACGTTTCACAACCTATTGAAAAATTGGTCAAAGAAGCAGAAAGTTTAGCAAAAAAAGGAGTAAAAGAATTAATTTTAATAGCACAAGATTTAACGTATTACGGTTTAGATTTATACAAAAAACGCAATCTTGCCGAACTATTAGAAAACTTAGTTAAAGTAGAAGGAATTGAGTGGATACGTTTGCATTATGCTTTCCCAAGTGGTTTCCCAATGGACGTTTTAGATGTAATGAAACGCGAACCAAAAATTTGTAATTACATTGACATTCCATTACAACACATTTCAGATTCCATTTTAAAATCAATGAAACGTGGAACAACTAAAGAGAAAACGACTAAATTATTACAAGAATTTAGAGAACGTGTTCCAGGAATGGCAATAAGAACCACTTTAATTGTAGGGTATCCTGGAGAAACTCAAGAAGATTTTGAAATTCTTCGTGATTGGGTTCAAGAAATGAAATTTGAGCGTTTAGGCTGTTTTACTTATTCTCATGAAGAAAATACTGGTGCTTTTGCTTTAGAAGACGATGTTCCTCACGAAGTAAAACAAGCAAGAGCGGCAGAAATCATGGATTTACAGTCTCAAATTTCATGGGATTTGAATCAGGAGAAAATTGGAAAAGTTTTTAAATGTGTTATAGACCGAAAAGAAGGACAATATTTCATTGGAAGAACTGAATTTGACAGTCCAGATGTAGATAATGAGGTTTTAGTTGATGCTTCAAAATATTATTTAAAAACAGGTGATTTTGTAAATTTAAAAGTAACAGATGCTACAGAATTTGATTTGTATGCAGAACCCGTTTAATTAAAAAATACCAATCCAATCCTTGCAAATATGCAAGGATTTTTTTTTAGAAATGATAAATGTCATATCTGATTTTATTTTTTGATGGTAACTTTGAGTATAGTAATTAAAAAACCAGCATTATGATAACTAAACATCCTATTTACCAAGATTTCCCTGAATACGCTGAAAAAATCAAAGACCTTTATCATCATAATGATGAATTTCAGGTTTTACTTCATTCGTATACAGAGTTAGATGAAAAAATCTTTAAAATTGAAACCGATGAAGAACTTGCTATGGATGATGAATTATCACATCTTAGAAAAGATCGTGTGTTTTTAAAAGATGAAATTTTCAATTTTTTAAAAGATAGTTAAAAAATTGTATTAATAAATAAACCGCTTAAAGCGGTTTATTTATTTCTATAATAATGTTGAAGGACACACATATTCTGTTTTTGGCAACTTAGTTGTTTTAGAAATTTCATTGAATCCACCTGAGACATCTACAAAATTATCAAATCCTCGTTGTTTTAATATTGAGGCAGCAATCATACTTCGATAACCTCCAGCACAATAAATTACAAATGGTTTGTTTTTAGGAAAACTCTCCAGTTGCGAATTTAATTGGTTTAATGGTATATTTTCAGAATTCATCAAATGTTCTGAATCGAATTCACTCTTTTTACGAACATCAAAAAGAGGTAAATCTTCTTTTTGCATTAACACTTCTAGTTGTTCTCCTGTAATTCTTTTTAAAGAATCAATTTCTTTCCCTTCTAGTTTCCAAGATTCAAATCCTCCCTCTAAATAACCGATAGTATTATCATAACCTACTCTAGACAATCGAATCATACATTCCTCTTCCCTTCCTGGTTCTGTTACTAAAAGAATAGCTTGATTAATATCAGATATCATTTCTCCAACCCACATTGCAAAGCTACCGTCTATACCAATATTAATACTATTAGGAATAAATCCATTTGCAAAATCAGTAGCATTTCTTGTATCTAATACTAGAGCACCCGAAACAGTTGCCAAAGCTTCAAAATCTTTAGGATGTAATGGATTTTTACCTTTTTCAATTACTTTATCTAATGACTGATAACCATTTAAATTTAACAATACATTTTTTGGAAAATACCCTGGAGGCGATGTTAAACCGGTAAGTAATTCAATTAAAAATTCATCTTCAGTCATATCAGAACGCAGTGCATAATTAGTACGTTTTTGATTTCCTAAAGTATCAGTAGTTTCTTTACTCATATTTTTTCCACACGCACTTCCTGCACCATGATTTGGATACACAATTAAATCATCAGAAAGTGGCATAATTTTCTCACGGAGTGAATGATATAATAAACGAGCTAATTTTTCTTGTGTTAAATCGGCTATTACGTGTTGGGCTAAATCTGGCCGACCCACATCGCCAATAAATAATGTATCTCCGGATATAATTCCGTGTTCCTTATCATTTTCATCAATAAGTAAATAAGTTGTGCTTTCCATGGTGTGCCCCGGAGTATGAATGGCTTTAATTTTATAATTACCAACGGTAAAAACCTGACCATCTGTAGCAATTATTGCAACATAATTTGGCTTAGCAGTTGGACCAAAAACAATTTCAGCACCTGCTTTTTCCTTTAAATCTAAATGACCACTAACAAAATCAGCGTGGAAATGCGTTTCAAAAACATATTTAATTTTAGCATTATCTTTTTTTGCACGATCAATATAAGGTTGGACTTCTCTAAGAGGGTCAAAAATAGCGGCTTCACCATTATTTTCAACATAATAAGCAGCGTGTGCAATACACCCTGTATAAATTTGTTCTACTTTCATGACATAACTTTTAGAAGTTACGAATTTACATGACTGTAGTATTAAGTAAAATGATAAATATCATATAGAAAACATGCAACTAGTTTTCTAATACTCGATTAATTTGAATAAAACGTTTTTTGTAGTACGGTTCTTCAGTTGAAGAAATAATTACTCCAGCTTGAACTGAGGAATGAATAAATTTTATTTCATCGCCATTAACTTCAGTAATCATCCCAACATGATTGACACTTCCTCTTCCATTTGTTGAAAAGAAAATCAAATCACCTTTTTGAGCCTGACTTCTATCTATTTTATAACCAGCCCCAACAGCCATTGAACTAGATGAACGAGGCAATGTCATATCGATATGTTGAAAAGTTGCATACATTAATCCAGAACAATCAAAACCAGCGCTAGTTGTTCCGCCACCACGATAACGAGTTCCTATATGCTCCGAAGCTTTTGAAATTAAAAATTCTGCTTTTGTAGTATTTTCTAAATTAAGTTCTTCTTTTGGTTGCGTAGTTGCTACTACTTCTTTTTTGTGATTTTCAAACTCTACATTCCCTTTTCTAACAATTACTTCATATCCAATAGGCAAATTAGCAATAATTTCTGGATTCATTTCTTCCAATTCTCTAACACTTACTTTATACTTCTTAGAAAGTCGGTATAATGTTTCTCCTTTAGCAACTTTATGAACTTTATTACCCAATTCATCTGTTTCTAAATTGTCTGTAATTGATTGTTCTTTAGGAGTATCCAATTCATTATTTTTCTCTTCTTTTTGGACAGGTTTAGGAATTTCACTTGTTGAAGCAACAATAATTTTATCACCAATTTGAATTGATTCAGGTTTAATATTGGGATTTAATTCCTTAAGTTTATCGAGACTGATATTATATTTTTTAGAAATCTTATAAAGTGATTCACCTGAAGTTACGATATGAATTTCTGTAGTATTAGAAGTTGCTTTACTATTTTTCTCTTTTGATTTTTTATTTTTATTTGGAATTACAAGAATGGTTTTCAACTGCAATATTGCACCCTTAGTTTTAGGATTTAATTCATAAATATCTGCCTCTGTAACACCATATTTCTTAGCAATAGAATAAATAGATTCACCTGAAACTACGGTATGTTTAATTGTTTTTTGAGAGAAAACAAATCCGCTAGTAAATAAAAATAAAAAAGTGATTACATGTAATAATTTCATTAGAATACATTTATATGGAATATAGAAATACTAAGTGTTGCAAGATAAAGAAAACTCCCTTTTTAAAGGGAGTTTTAACATTATTTTAAAATTAAATTATGCTTTTCCAGCTGCTATCAAATTCAATGCTGAACCTGCTTTAAACCATTCTATTTGACCTTCATTATAAGTATGATTAGCCAAAATAACATCTTTAGAACCATCTGCATGAACAAATTCTATAGACAAAGGTTTCCCAGGAGCAAATTGGGTTAAATCTAAGAAATTGATTGTATCATCTTCTTGAATTTTATCATAATCCGATTCATTAGCAAAAGTTAAGGCTAACATTCCTTGTTTTTTCAAATTCGTTTCATGAATACGTGCGAATGATTTTACCAAAACCGCTTTTACTCCTAAATGTCTTGGTTCCATAGCAGCATGTTCACGAGAAGAACCTTCTCCGTAATTATGGTCACCAACAACTATTGAAGGAATTCCAGCAGCTTTATAAGCTCTTTGTACTTTTGGAACTTCGTCATAAGTTCCAGTTAATTGATTTTTAACCGAATTTGCTTTATTATTAAATGCATTTTCAGCACCAATTAACATATTATTCGAAATATTATCCAAATGTCCTCGGAAACGCAACCAAGGTCCAGCCATGGAAATATGATCGGTAGTACATTTTCCAAAAGCTTTAATTAACAATTTAGCCCCTGAAATATTTTTTCCATCCCAAGCTGGGAATGGTTCCAATAATTGTAATCGGTCAGAAGTTGGGGAAACCACAACTTCAACAGAAGCACCATCTTCTGCTGGAGCTTGGAATCCTGGATCTTTAACATCAAAACCTTTGGTAGGCAGTTCATCTCCAAAAGGCGGATTCAATTTTACGGATTCACCTTTATCATTAATTAAAGTATCGGTTATTGGATTAAAATCCAAACGACCCGAAATTGCTAAAGCCGCTACCATTTCTGGAGAAGTTACAAAAGCGTGGGTATTTGGATTTCCATCGGCTCTTTTTGAAAAGTTTCGGTTGAACGAATGCACGATGGTGTTTTTTTCTTGTTTGTCCGCTCCTTCTCTATCCCATTGTCCAATACAAGGTCCGCAAGCATTGGTGAATACTTTGGTTCCCATTTTTTCAAAATCGGCAATAATTCCATCTCTTTCAATCGTATAACGAATTTGCTCTGAACCTGGATTAATTCCGAATTCTGCCTTTGGAGTAATTCCATGAGCCACAGCTTGTCTCACAATAGAAGCAGCACGAGACATATCTTCGTAAGAAGAATTGGTACAAGAACCGATTAATCCCCATTCTACTTTTATTGGCCAACCATTAGCTACAGCTTCTTCCTTCATTTTGGAAACTGGAGTTCCTCTATCTGGAGTAAATGGTCCGTTAATATGTGGTTCTAACTCGGATAAATTAATTTCAATTAATTGGTCGAAATATTTTTCTGGATTCGCATAAACTTCGGCATCGGCAGTTAAGTAAGAAGCTACTTTATCGGCAGCATTTACCACATCTTGACGACCAGTTGCGGCTAAATATCTTCTCATGGAATCGTCATAACCAAAAGTAGAAGTCGTAGCTCCAATTTCAGCTCCCATATTACAAATGGTTCCTTTTCCGGTACATGACATCGATTCGGCACCTTCTCCGAAATATTCTACAATAGCTCCAGTTCCACCTTTAACGGTTAAGATATCGGCTACTTTTAAGATTACGTCTTTTGGAGCGGTCCAACCGTTTAATTTACCTGTTAGTTTTACTCCTATTAATTTTGGAAATTTTAATTCCCAAGACATGCCTGACATTACATCAACTGCATCGGCTCCACCAACACCGATAGCTAACATTCCTAAACCTCCTGCATTTACAGTATGAGAATCGGTTCCAATCATTAATCCTCCGGGAAAAGCATAGT
It encodes the following:
- a CDS encoding OmpP1/FadL family transporter; translation: MKKIFLLFSLSTSLLSLSQEMTTNDALRYAVDNLNGTARFRGMNGAFGAVGGDLSAININPAGSLFFNNNFASASLTSFNNTNSANYFGSKDKESYSTIDLNQIGAILVFEDKSGKTEWNKISVGLNYDNSSNFDNRIFTSGYNPYNSISQYFVNQANTVLNTEFNDYQYDMAYQTYIIDPHPTVPNQFVSNVSPGGNYYQDYFTTSNGYNGKITVNVAGSYQNKLFLGLNLNAHFTDYVVTTSLYENNDNPSNPNTQPTIRNIIFDNQLSTYGSGFSFNLGAIYKVTDSFRFGASYESPTWYNLNDELVQDLYTYDNVNVPSGDESLYYGSPLFVFPTYRLRTPSKITGSAAYIINKRGLISIDVASKNYGNIEYTNTNQNDFRDLNSQLSRELKNAYEIRIGGEYKIKQWSVRGGYRFEESPYKVDYAFGDLTGYSAGVGYSFGENRIDLSFANSHRNFNQSLISSGMNDTSRIRNVQNNVTVTYSINF
- the rimO gene encoding 30S ribosomal protein S12 methylthiotransferase RimO encodes the protein MRTKSLKKNKINVITLGCSKNTYDSEVLMGQLKANGKDVAHEEEGNIVVINTCGFIDNAKEESVNTILEYVDKKDQGIVDKVFVTGCLSERYRPDLEKEIPDVDQYFGTTELPLLLKALGADYKHELLGERLTTTPKNYAYLKIAEGCDRPCSFCAIPLMRGKHVSQPIEKLVKEAESLAKKGVKELILIAQDLTYYGLDLYKKRNLAELLENLVKVEGIEWIRLHYAFPSGFPMDVLDVMKREPKICNYIDIPLQHISDSILKSMKRGTTKEKTTKLLQEFRERVPGMAIRTTLIVGYPGETQEDFEILRDWVQEMKFERLGCFTYSHEENTGAFALEDDVPHEVKQARAAEIMDLQSQISWDLNQEKIGKVFKCVIDRKEGQYFIGRTEFDSPDVDNEVLVDASKYYLKTGDFVNLKVTDATEFDLYAEPV
- a CDS encoding aconitate hydratase, with protein sequence MAFDIEMIKKVYATMAERVDKARDLVGRPLTLSEKILYSHLWEGMPTQAFTRGKDYVDFAPDRVACQDATAQMALLQFMHAGKKTVAVPTTVHCDHLIQAKSGAEADLAFANKQSKEVFDFLSSVSNKYGIGFWKPGSGIIHQIVLENYAFPGGLMIGTDSHTVNAGGLGMLAIGVGGADAVDVMSGMSWELKFPKLIGVKLTGKLNGWTAPKDVILKVADILTVKGGTGAIVEYFGEGAESMSCTGKGTICNMGAEIGATTSTFGYDDSMRRYLAATGRQDVVNAADKVASYLTADAEVYANPEKYFDQLIEINLSELEPHINGPFTPDRGTPVSKMKEEAVANGWPIKVEWGLIGSCTNSSYEDMSRAASIVRQAVAHGITPKAEFGINPGSEQIRYTIERDGIIADFEKMGTKVFTNACGPCIGQWDREGADKQEKNTIVHSFNRNFSKRADGNPNTHAFVTSPEMVAALAISGRLDFNPITDTLINDKGESVKLNPPFGDELPTKGFDVKDPGFQAPAEDGASVEVVVSPTSDRLQLLEPFPAWDGKNISGAKLLIKAFGKCTTDHISMAGPWLRFRGHLDNISNNMLIGAENAFNNKANSVKNQLTGTYDEVPKVQRAYKAAGIPSIVVGDHNYGEGSSREHAAMEPRHLGVKAVLVKSFARIHETNLKKQGMLALTFANESDYDKIQEDDTINFLDLTQFAPGKPLSIEFVHADGSKDVILANHTYNEGQIEWFKAGSALNLIAAGKA
- a CDS encoding MBL fold metallo-hydrolase, with product MKVEQIYTGCIAHAAYYVENNGEAAIFDPLREVQPYIDRAKKDNAKIKYVFETHFHADFVSGHLDLKEKAGAEIVFGPTAKPNYVAIIATDGQVFTVGNYKIKAIHTPGHTMESTTYLLIDENDKEHGIISGDTLFIGDVGRPDLAQHVIADLTQEKLARLLYHSLREKIMPLSDDLIVYPNHGAGSACGKNMSKETTDTLGNQKRTNYALRSDMTEDEFLIELLTGLTSPPGYFPKNVLLNLNGYQSLDKVIEKGKNPLHPKDFEALATVSGALVLDTRNATDFANGFIPNSINIGIDGSFAMWVGEMISDINQAILLVTEPGREEECMIRLSRVGYDNTIGYLEGGFESWKLEGKEIDSLKRITGEQLEVLMQKEDLPLFDVRKKSEFDSEHLMNSENIPLNQLNSQLESFPKNKPFVIYCAGGYRSMIAASILKQRGFDNFVDVSGGFNEISKTTKLPKTEYVCPSTLL
- the proS gene encoding proline--tRNA ligase — protein: MSKNLTTRAEDYSKWYNELVVKADLAENSGVRGCMVIKPYGYAIWEKMQAELDRMFKETGHSNAYFPLFVPKSMFEAEEKNAEGFAKECAIVTHYRLKTDEENKGKLIVDPNAKLEEELIVRPTSEAIIWSTYKGWVQSYRDLPLLINQWANVVRWEMRTRLFLRTAEFLWQEGHTAHATRQEAIEESEKMMNVYADFVQNFMAIPVIKGLKTETERFAGAEETYCIEALMQDGKALQAGTSHFLGQNFAKAFDVKFANKEGKQEHVWGTSWGVSTRLMGALVMTHSDDKGLVLPPNLAPIQVVIVPIYKTDEQFDAITEQVNGLVAELRKLGISVKYDNRDTQKPGFKFAEWELKGVPVRIAVGPNDLENGTYEIARRDNLSKEVVSKDGVAAYIQNLLTTIQNDLFAKALDYRNTHITEVNSFEEFKEVLETKGGFLAAHWDGTPETEEKIKELTKATIRCIALDRVEEAGSCVFTGKPSVGRVLFAKAY
- a CDS encoding peptidoglycan endopeptidase, which translates into the protein MKLLHVITFLFLFTSGFVFSQKTIKHTVVSGESIYSIAKKYGVTEADIYELNPKTKGAILQLKTILVIPNKNKKSKEKNSKATSNTTEIHIVTSGESLYKISKKYNISLDKLKELNPNIKPESIQIGDKIIVASTSEIPKPVQKEEKNNELDTPKEQSITDNLETDELGNKVHKVAKGETLYRLSKKYKVSVRELEEMNPEIIANLPIGYEVIVRKGNVEFENHKKEVVATTQPKEELNLENTTKAEFLISKASEHIGTRYRGGGTTSAGFDCSGLMYATFQHIDMTLPRSSSSMAVGAGYKIDRSQAQKGDLIFFSTNGRGSVNHVGMITEVNGDEIKFIHSSVQAGVIISSTEEPYYKKRFIQINRVLEN
- a CDS encoding YdcH family protein, which encodes MITKHPIYQDFPEYAEKIKDLYHHNDEFQVLLHSYTELDEKIFKIETDEELAMDDELSHLRKDRVFLKDEIFNFLKDS
- the rpsT gene encoding 30S ribosomal protein S20; translation: MANHKSALKRIRSNEKKRVLNRYQHKTTRNAIKAIRLATDKAEASAKLSAVISMIDKLAKKNIIHDNKASNLKSKLTKHVASL